From a single Osmerus mordax isolate fOsmMor3 chromosome 6, fOsmMor3.pri, whole genome shotgun sequence genomic region:
- the LOC136944592 gene encoding membrane-spanning 4-domains subfamily A member 6C-like, translated as MSVTMTKGEGVTVFTLASNPKSDWPMVFQIFGTLCCSPICALSQRLRKLQGSSLSALGAIQILVGILNLGLGPILLNATDGPLLFKGVPYWLGGVFIAVGLMCVLAEKFPSPCLVGINVMINLGGAALAITGIVLYAIDLGSGKLNWMCYFGNDDWYSTARPSTETKDQYLERCLDAKHIAVVLTNSLEIVMIVLAVLQLCVTISSAVLGMKALHKNRKEQHKSQTEDPEKYSPLLEDVTA; from the exons ATGTCAGTGACCATGACcaaaggtgagggggtgacCGTGTTCActttggcctctaaccccaaaaGCGATTGGCCAATGGTGTTCCAGATATTCGGGACCCTGTGCTGCAGTCCAATATGCGCATTGTCTCAAAGACTGAGAAAGCTCCAAGGCAGTTCTCTGTCAGCTCTGGGG GCTATACAAATCCTGGTAGGGATTCTCAACCTAGGCCTTGGACCAATCCTTTTAAATGCAACTGATGGGCCGCTGTTGTTTAAGGGAGTTCCTTATTGGCTTGGCGGTGTG TTCATTGCAGTTGGCCTAATGTGTGTTCTAGCTGAAAAGTTTCCGAGTCCATGTTTG GTGGGCATCAATGTGATGATAAATCTGGGTGGTGCTGCACTTGCTATTACTGGCATTGTGTTGTACGCCATAGACCTGGGATCTGGTAAACTGAACTGGATGTGCTACTTTGGCAATGACGACTGGTATAGCACCGCGCGTCCATCCACTGAGACAAAAGATCAATACTTGGAGAGATGCTTGGATGCCAAACATATTGCAGTG GTGCTTACGAATTCCTTGGAAATCGTGATGATCGTCCTTGCTGTCCTTCAGTTATGTGTCACCATCAGCTCTGCAGTGCTGGGTATGAAGGCCTTGCACAAGAACAGAAAGGAGCAGCACAAG AGCCAGACCGAAGACCCAGAGAAATACAGTCCACTGCTGGAGGATGTGACCGCCTAA